The following proteins come from a genomic window of Mucinivorans hirudinis:
- a CDS encoding DNA primase translates to MGFSHILTKKQLMYDIKNISIKQFLSEQGILPKQERTGYGLHPS, encoded by the coding sequence ATGGGATTTTCTCACATTCTCACAAAAAAACAGCTTATGTACGACATTAAAAATATCAGTATAAAACAATTCCTCTCTGAGCAGGGGATTTTACCAAAACAGGAGCGAACAGGTTACGGGCTGCATCCCTCGTAG